In Listeria monocytogenes, the following proteins share a genomic window:
- a CDS encoding energy-coupling factor ABC transporter permease — protein MHIMEGFLPVKWAVFWFIVFIPFLVLGLIRIRKLIALDKNNKLLLALCAAFIFVLSALKIPSVTGSCSHPTGVGLATVMFGPLVVSVLGVIVLLFQALLLAHGGITTLGANAMSMAVIGPMVGFVVYKLARKLNCNKSVSIFLCAMTADLATYLTTSVQLGVVFPDPASGMMASILKFMAIFCVTQVPIAIAEGLLTVVMYNLISKNLPEKVAQLR, from the coding sequence ATGCATATTATGGAGGGCTTTTTACCAGTTAAATGGGCTGTCTTTTGGTTCATTGTATTTATCCCATTCCTTGTACTTGGCTTAATTCGTATTCGTAAATTAATTGCCCTAGATAAAAATAACAAATTACTGTTGGCACTATGCGCAGCCTTTATCTTCGTTCTTTCAGCGCTTAAAATCCCGTCCGTTACAGGATCTTGTTCTCATCCGACTGGTGTAGGTCTTGCAACAGTTATGTTCGGACCGCTCGTTGTTAGTGTACTTGGCGTGATTGTCTTGCTTTTCCAAGCGTTACTACTTGCACACGGCGGTATTACAACACTTGGCGCAAACGCAATGTCGATGGCTGTTATTGGGCCAATGGTTGGTTTTGTCGTATACAAACTTGCTCGTAAATTAAACTGTAATAAAAGTGTATCGATTTTCTTATGTGCGATGACAGCTGACTTAGCAACCTACTTAACCACCAGCGTCCAGCTCGGAGTCGTTTTCCCAGATCCAGCATCCGGCATGATGGCATCCATTCTGAAGTTCATGGCGATTTTCTGTGTGACACAAGTTCCAATTGCGATTGCAGAAGGATTGCTAACGGTAGTCATGTACAATCTTATTAGCAAAAATTTACCAGAAAAGGTGGCACAATTACGATGA
- a CDS encoding energy-coupling factor ABC transporter substrate-binding protein, whose product MKKININVILILLVVLLMVSPFFFNKTGEYGGSDGEAEAEITKIDPSYEPWFEPLYEPKSGEIESLLFTLQGCIGTGIIAYVIGVSRGKRKAENDVNH is encoded by the coding sequence ATGAAAAAAATAAATATCAATGTCATTTTAATTCTATTAGTTGTATTGTTAATGGTTAGTCCATTCTTCTTCAATAAAACGGGAGAATACGGCGGCTCGGATGGGGAAGCAGAGGCGGAAATCACCAAAATCGATCCAAGTTATGAACCATGGTTTGAACCTCTTTATGAACCAAAAAGTGGCGAAATTGAAAGCTTATTATTTACGCTTCAAGGTTGTATCGGAACAGGAATTATCGCGTATGTCATTGGTGTAAGTCGTGGCAAGCGGAAAGCTGAGAACGATGTTAACCATTGA
- a CDS encoding energy-coupling factor ABC transporter transmembrane protein → MLTIDKYAYQNRWIAFSPSLKALFYVAILILALTGPVLVQAILFFCMVPLTLYVVKIHFKQYLKWLLLPFSFLLFSLLSILISISKDPSSFLASISIGSLYLGVSDVTITTATQVFFRSIACLAATYFFVLTVPVVQLTKVMKRIFIPKVLIELTILIYRFIFIFLEEAAAIRKAQSLRFGYHGIKNSYRSFGMLVNTLFNRVMKRYNEMVITLDVKLYQGEFHI, encoded by the coding sequence ATGTTAACCATTGATAAATATGCTTATCAAAACCGGTGGATAGCTTTTTCGCCATCATTAAAAGCATTATTTTATGTCGCGATTCTAATACTCGCGTTAACTGGCCCAGTGCTAGTCCAAGCAATACTGTTCTTCTGCATGGTACCATTGACGCTCTATGTCGTTAAAATTCACTTTAAACAATATTTGAAATGGCTCCTTTTACCATTTTCATTTCTACTTTTTAGTTTACTTTCGATTCTCATTTCGATTTCTAAAGATCCAAGCAGTTTTCTCGCTTCGATTTCGATTGGGAGTTTGTATCTTGGTGTATCAGACGTGACTATTACGACGGCAACACAAGTCTTTTTCCGGAGTATCGCTTGCTTAGCCGCAACCTACTTTTTCGTCTTGACCGTTCCCGTGGTACAATTAACAAAAGTGATGAAGCGAATTTTTATTCCAAAAGTACTGATTGAACTGACCATTTTAATTTACCGTTTTATCTTTATTTTCTTAGAGGAAGCGGCGGCAATTCGAAAAGCGCAGAGCCTTCGTTTTGGTTATCACGGCATAAAAAATAGTTATCGTTCATTTGGAATGCTCGTAAATACTTTATTTAATCGTGTTATGAAAAGATATAATGAAATGGTTATAACACTTGATGTGAAGCTATATCAAGGAGAATTTCATATCTAG
- a CDS encoding ATP-binding cassette domain-containing protein, translating into MLKTEHISFQYEDGKQALTDVSIDLEKGNIIGLIGANGSGKSTLFMQLLGINKPSDGTVYFEGKPLAYTKKALFALRKKVSIVFQDPDQQIFYSNVRDDVAFALRNLGVSESEVEARVTKVLDIVGAKDFQHKPVQYLSYGQKKRVAIAGALVLDTDWLLLDEPTAGLDPIGKKIMMEIIERLASQGKKILISSHDIDLIYEICDYVYMLKDGSVLTDGETSNVFLEKSNIERAGLVQPWLIKLHQQAGYPLFKKEADFFAHTGKVTN; encoded by the coding sequence TTGCTTAAAACAGAACATATTTCATTCCAATACGAAGATGGCAAACAAGCCTTAACGGATGTTTCAATTGATTTAGAAAAAGGCAATATTATCGGACTTATTGGTGCGAATGGCTCCGGTAAATCGACACTTTTTATGCAGTTACTTGGAATTAACAAACCGAGCGATGGCACCGTTTATTTTGAAGGAAAACCACTCGCGTATACGAAAAAAGCATTATTTGCTTTACGAAAAAAAGTGAGCATCGTTTTCCAAGATCCAGACCAACAAATTTTTTATTCGAATGTTCGTGATGATGTAGCCTTCGCACTTAGAAATTTAGGTGTTAGCGAAAGTGAAGTGGAGGCGCGAGTGACGAAAGTGTTAGACATTGTTGGGGCAAAGGACTTTCAGCATAAACCAGTCCAGTATTTAAGCTACGGTCAAAAAAAACGTGTCGCAATTGCCGGTGCTCTTGTTCTTGATACAGATTGGTTACTTTTAGATGAACCAACTGCTGGTCTTGATCCGATTGGCAAAAAAATCATGATGGAAATCATCGAACGCCTTGCAAGCCAAGGAAAGAAAATACTTATTTCCAGTCATGATATCGATTTAATTTATGAAATTTGTGATTATGTCTATATGTTGAAGGACGGAAGCGTTTTGACAGACGGGGAAACGAGCAACGTTTTCTTAGAGAAAAGTAATATCGAACGAGCGGGATTAGTACAACCTTGGCTCATCAAATTACATCAACAAGCTGGCTATCCACTGTTCAAAAAAGAAGCCGATTTTTTCGCGCATACGGGGAAGGTGACTAATTAA
- a CDS encoding cobyric acid synthase, whose amino-acid sequence MVKQIMIQGTASDAGKSVLVAGLCRLFKNKGKQVVPFKSQNMSLNSFITVTGDEMGRAQVFQAEAAGVFPDVRMNPVLLKPTNDRQSQVIFMGAILDNMDAVTYHDFKQTLIPKIQAVYQSLADENDIIVLEGAGSPAEINLNDRDIVNMGMAKMVDAPVVLVADIDKGGVFASIYGTIMLLNEEERARIKGVIINKFRGDVALLQPGIDMIEELTNVPVIGVIPYANLQLEEEDSVSLSGKNYAPDSNALLDIAIICLPRISNFTDFHSLEIQPEISLRYIRNLADFGKPDLVIIPGSKNTLEDMAFLEESGLKKAIQNFAENAGKVIGICGGYQMLGQKMLDPNQVESRQLEIAGLGLLDTETIFLEQKRTTQITGVTHSGEAVEGYEIHMGETKRGESTSPFCKIKAVNGNEETHQDGAISANKNIIGTYIHGIFDNDVFLGNLFDELLTRKNQSIYPHEIINLKEHKEQEYDKLAALLEANIQMDQLEKIMKGEKICVSTQKPAIKE is encoded by the coding sequence ATGGTAAAGCAAATAATGATTCAAGGTACCGCTTCTGATGCCGGGAAAAGTGTACTGGTTGCAGGCCTATGCCGCCTATTCAAAAATAAAGGCAAGCAAGTTGTTCCGTTTAAATCACAAAATATGTCCCTCAATTCTTTTATAACAGTAACCGGAGATGAAATGGGACGCGCGCAAGTTTTTCAAGCAGAAGCGGCTGGCGTCTTTCCGGATGTCCGGATGAATCCCGTGTTACTTAAACCGACCAATGACAGGCAGTCGCAAGTGATTTTTATGGGTGCAATTTTAGATAATATGGATGCTGTGACGTACCACGATTTCAAACAAACCCTTATCCCGAAAATCCAGGCAGTTTACCAGAGTTTAGCCGATGAAAATGATATTATTGTACTAGAAGGTGCTGGAAGCCCAGCAGAAATCAACTTAAATGACCGAGATATCGTGAATATGGGTATGGCAAAAATGGTCGATGCCCCAGTTGTCTTAGTTGCTGATATTGACAAAGGTGGCGTTTTTGCTTCGATATACGGCACCATTATGCTGTTAAATGAAGAAGAGCGGGCTCGAATCAAAGGTGTGATTATCAATAAATTCCGCGGCGATGTAGCTCTTTTACAACCCGGAATTGATATGATTGAGGAACTCACAAACGTCCCGGTTATCGGTGTGATTCCCTATGCCAATCTACAACTGGAAGAAGAGGACAGTGTTTCTCTAAGTGGGAAAAATTACGCGCCAGATAGTAATGCACTGCTTGATATCGCGATTATTTGTTTACCACGTATTTCGAACTTTACAGACTTTCATAGTTTGGAAATCCAACCGGAAATAAGTTTGCGCTACATACGAAATCTAGCTGATTTTGGAAAACCTGATTTAGTCATCATTCCAGGCAGTAAAAATACGCTAGAAGACATGGCATTTCTCGAAGAATCAGGACTGAAAAAAGCTATTCAAAATTTTGCGGAGAATGCCGGAAAAGTAATCGGGATTTGTGGTGGCTACCAAATGCTCGGTCAAAAAATGCTCGATCCGAATCAAGTGGAGAGTAGACAACTAGAAATAGCCGGACTTGGTTTGCTAGATACCGAGACCATTTTTCTCGAGCAAAAGCGCACTACTCAAATTACAGGTGTGACGCATTCAGGAGAAGCTGTTGAAGGGTACGAAATCCATATGGGTGAGACGAAGCGCGGCGAGAGCACTAGTCCATTTTGTAAAATTAAAGCGGTGAACGGAAACGAAGAAACCCACCAAGATGGCGCTATCTCTGCCAACAAAAATATCATCGGCACCTATATTCATGGTATTTTCGACAATGATGTTTTCTTGGGAAATCTATTTGACGAACTACTAACGCGCAAAAACCAATCCATTTATCCGCATGAAATCATTAATCTGAAAGAACACAAAGAACAAGAATACGACAAACTAGCGGCCCTTTTAGAAGCAAATATTCAAATGGACCAACTAGAAAAAATCATGAAAGGAGAAAAAATATGCGTATCTACACAAAAACCGGCGATAAAGGAATGA
- a CDS encoding cob(I)yrinic acid a,c-diamide adenosyltransferase, translated as MRIYTKTGDKGMTRIIGGSKVSKDNIRIDAYGTLDELNSLIGYTITTLGAEPEIQAELEQIQQQLFDAGGDLATEEGKRAYKLTSEPVAWLEDRIDIYADEPPEIEKFILPGGTQAASLLHMARTVTRRAEREIVGMLKIASSNEEVLKYVNRLSDYFFAVARVVNYRAGETDIFYKNSELVFRNKKK; from the coding sequence ATGCGTATCTACACAAAAACCGGCGATAAAGGAATGACAAGAATTATCGGGGGTAGCAAAGTAAGTAAAGACAATATCCGTATCGATGCATATGGAACTTTGGATGAACTTAATTCGCTGATTGGCTACACGATAACAACACTTGGGGCTGAACCAGAAATTCAAGCCGAACTTGAACAAATTCAACAGCAATTATTTGATGCAGGAGGGGATCTTGCAACAGAGGAAGGCAAACGTGCGTATAAATTAACAAGTGAGCCAGTTGCTTGGTTAGAAGATCGAATTGATATTTATGCCGATGAACCACCAGAAATCGAAAAATTTATCTTGCCAGGCGGAACACAAGCAGCCTCATTACTGCATATGGCAAGAACCGTAACAAGAAGAGCTGAACGAGAAATCGTCGGTATGTTAAAAATTGCTTCAAGTAACGAAGAAGTGTTAAAATACGTCAACCGATTATCGGATTACTTTTTTGCTGTTGCCAGAGTCGTCAATTACCGCGCAGGTGAAACAGACATTTTCTACAAAAATTCCGAACTCGTTTTCCGCAATAAAAAGAAATAA
- a CDS encoding DMT family transporter: MTKRSSKSLLLFMAMGLVSGLLSPIQTSINSQLRLTVGSPFVASFISFLVGTTLLTLVCLIVERRLTFQLKGVGRIPWWVFTGGALGVLFVTSNILLLPLLGSAMTVVLALCGQMIIALIIDHFGFFGVIPHPINRYRMIGVLLMLIGVFLIQRF, encoded by the coding sequence ATGACAAAAAGATCATCCAAATCATTATTACTATTTATGGCAATGGGACTTGTTTCTGGACTACTTTCCCCGATTCAAACGTCGATTAATAGCCAACTTCGGCTCACTGTCGGTTCTCCTTTTGTGGCATCATTTATTTCCTTTTTAGTTGGGACAACGTTACTTACGCTTGTTTGTTTAATTGTCGAGCGTCGTTTGACTTTTCAGCTGAAAGGAGTCGGCCGAATTCCTTGGTGGGTTTTCACTGGCGGTGCGCTTGGAGTGCTCTTCGTAACTTCTAACATTTTACTTTTACCTTTACTAGGCTCAGCAATGACGGTTGTTTTAGCGCTTTGTGGGCAAATGATTATTGCACTTATTATTGATCATTTTGGTTTTTTCGGGGTTATTCCTCATCCAATTAACCGTTATCGTATGATTGGTGTTTTATTAATGCTTATTGGTGTATTTTTAATTCAACGTTTTTAA
- a CDS encoding DMT family transporter yields the protein MIILFIVSGLLAGMVLPVQTAINTRLSTYTKSPFLASWVSFMVGTTVLLIVCLFTQKSWPISSEMIASNPWYIWVGGGTLGVIFLTANILLLPRLGSALLVMITVCGQMIMAIIIDNFGLFQVPMHEINIERLLGVILMFGGIYLMQRF from the coding sequence TTGATTATATTATTTATTGTATCAGGTTTGTTAGCTGGGATGGTATTACCAGTTCAAACGGCCATCAATACACGACTTAGTACATATACGAAATCACCGTTTTTAGCTTCGTGGGTTTCTTTTATGGTAGGGACGACTGTGTTACTTATTGTTTGTTTATTTACACAAAAATCATGGCCAATATCTTCAGAAATGATTGCCTCAAATCCTTGGTATATATGGGTTGGCGGTGGAACATTAGGCGTTATTTTCTTAACAGCTAATATTTTACTTTTACCACGTCTGGGCTCTGCACTGCTTGTGATGATTACGGTTTGTGGACAAATGATTATGGCAATTATTATTGATAACTTTGGTTTATTTCAAGTACCAATGCATGAGATTAATATCGAACGTCTACTTGGCGTTATCTTAATGTTCGGCGGCATTTACTTGATGCAACGCTTTTAA
- a CDS encoding AAA family ATPase → MKIRIIGSVGSGKTTLAKKLSEWYQIDYFETDRIVWKREGIEVRRTDAEKIATLKEILQQENWIIEGVHLEAWATESIDQADVIIFLDLPKKQIRQQLRKRQIKQLLRIERAHYPVRFNMLKKMFYWDDLFDQRTKPLIEKRIMQNPEKWLVIKEKNEIQEIEKRMAQYI, encoded by the coding sequence ATGAAAATTCGTATTATCGGATCTGTCGGAAGTGGCAAAACTACTTTAGCTAAAAAGCTTTCTGAATGGTATCAAATCGATTATTTTGAAACAGATCGCATCGTCTGGAAACGAGAAGGAATAGAGGTAAGAAGGACAGACGCTGAGAAAATTGCTACATTAAAAGAGATCCTCCAACAAGAAAACTGGATTATTGAAGGTGTTCATTTGGAAGCATGGGCAACAGAAAGCATCGACCAAGCGGACGTCATAATTTTTCTCGATTTGCCAAAAAAACAAATCCGACAACAACTTAGGAAGCGCCAAATCAAACAATTACTTCGTATAGAAAGAGCACATTATCCAGTTCGTTTCAACATGCTAAAGAAAATGTTTTATTGGGACGATTTATTCGACCAAAGAACAAAGCCATTGATTGAAAAAAGAATAATGCAAAATCCCGAAAAGTGGTTAGTCATTAAAGAAAAAAACGAGATACAAGAAATTGAAAAGAGAATGGCACAATATATATAG
- a CDS encoding glucosaminidase domain-containing protein, producing MKYRKLSKKKKQKRLLGIAGILLLVILVGVIASVVRQQYLIMTAPEPDPAFHSKEQNFLNKLSPRAQEIQAEHGILTSITLAQAILESDWGQSGLAQEGNNLFGVKGKAPQPMVTMTTKEFVDGKFIEIKANFRKYKDWNESLDAHAELFLKGTSWNKDKYNGVIAADDYKKAAQELQSAGYATDPDYAEKLISIIERYDLDLYDRISDKIQYDTKSTGYGKVKKDVSGAIWTKPYGLAGALKVEEINYYKRENLKILREAKTDSGVWYQISVENDPIGWVKQELIDKK from the coding sequence CTGAAATATAGAAAATTATCCAAAAAGAAAAAACAGAAAAGACTACTCGGTATAGCGGGAATTTTACTTCTAGTTATTTTAGTAGGAGTCATTGCATCGGTAGTTAGACAACAATATTTAATTATGACCGCACCAGAACCGGATCCCGCATTCCATTCGAAAGAACAAAACTTTTTAAATAAACTTTCTCCTCGTGCACAGGAAATTCAAGCCGAGCATGGCATTTTAACCAGTATCACTTTAGCACAAGCCATCCTTGAATCTGACTGGGGCCAAAGCGGTTTGGCGCAAGAAGGGAATAATTTATTTGGAGTAAAAGGTAAAGCACCGCAGCCTATGGTAACCATGACAACCAAGGAATTTGTTGACGGAAAGTTTATTGAAATTAAAGCAAACTTCCGGAAATACAAAGATTGGAATGAATCATTAGACGCGCATGCCGAGCTATTTTTAAAGGGAACTTCCTGGAATAAAGATAAGTATAATGGCGTTATCGCTGCAGATGATTATAAGAAAGCAGCGCAAGAATTACAATCAGCTGGCTATGCAACAGACCCAGACTATGCAGAAAAATTAATTAGCATCATTGAAAGATACGACCTAGATTTATATGATCGTATCAGTGATAAAATCCAATATGATACCAAATCAACAGGCTATGGAAAAGTGAAAAAAGACGTTTCTGGTGCGATTTGGACCAAGCCATATGGACTAGCTGGAGCGTTAAAAGTAGAGGAAATCAACTATTATAAACGCGAAAATTTAAAGATTTTACGAGAAGCAAAGACAGATAGCGGCGTTTGGTACCAAATTTCCGTGGAGAATGACCCTATAGGTTGGGTAAAACAAGAATTAATTGATAAAAAATAA
- a CDS encoding glucosaminidase domain-containing protein has protein sequence MTIGLGITITLFAVPIHSQAAGLEDGLTSKQEKFINEIAPHAQKVQKEHGILASITISQAILESNWGESKLAKDGNNLFGIKGSYQGASIKLPTKEHNGVVWVGTDAVFRAYPGWYESMNDHALLFVNGPSWNPHLYGGLIKEYDYEKAAIALGKTGYSSDPEYAAKLIELIKKANLNKYDTVYSERVSDKAIKAAGEVAVKDNCYVWSAPGGTKGAKPIVSTTKYFGRQVSINQEVKVTDSNISWYHIHQNGESIGWIESTSIEDFYQLEDYAPTVDALLKTDDNNRLVINMDIDTSELHKTKLAKADIKEKTAFNLPLLNVQSIVW, from the coding sequence GTGACAATTGGACTTGGAATTACAATTACATTATTTGCAGTACCAATCCATTCCCAAGCTGCTGGTCTAGAGGACGGCCTGACTTCCAAGCAAGAGAAGTTTATTAATGAGATTGCGCCGCATGCTCAAAAAGTGCAAAAAGAACATGGTATTTTAGCTAGTATTACGATTTCGCAAGCAATCCTAGAGTCCAATTGGGGCGAAAGTAAATTAGCAAAAGACGGCAATAACTTATTCGGAATTAAAGGTTCCTATCAAGGAGCTTCTATTAAATTACCGACTAAAGAACATAATGGCGTTGTTTGGGTTGGAACAGATGCTGTTTTCCGTGCGTATCCAGGGTGGTATGAATCAATGAACGACCACGCACTTTTATTTGTCAATGGCCCGTCATGGAACCCTCATTTATACGGAGGACTAATCAAAGAATATGACTATGAAAAAGCAGCAATAGCGCTTGGCAAAACAGGCTATTCATCTGATCCAGAGTATGCAGCAAAATTAATCGAACTCATCAAAAAAGCAAATTTAAATAAATATGATACCGTTTATAGTGAACGTGTATCAGACAAAGCAATTAAGGCTGCAGGGGAAGTAGCTGTCAAAGATAATTGCTATGTTTGGTCTGCTCCGGGTGGCACAAAAGGTGCGAAACCTATCGTCAGCACTACCAAATACTTTGGCCGTCAAGTTTCTATTAATCAAGAAGTAAAAGTGACAGATTCCAATATTTCTTGGTACCATATCCATCAAAACGGTGAATCAATTGGTTGGATTGAAAGTACATCGATTGAAGACTTCTATCAATTAGAAGACTACGCACCAACAGTAGATGCATTACTAAAAACAGATGATAACAATCGTTTAGTAATCAACATGGATATCGACACATCGGAGCTACACAAAACAAAACTCGCAAAGGCTGATATAAAAGAAAAAACAGCTTTTAATTTACCTTTGCTGAATGTTCAATCCATCGTATGGTAA
- a CDS encoding M42 family metallopeptidase, whose translation MDEQLKMLKALTDAKGIPGNERAVRNVFREYIEPLADSFETDGLGSAVAKKVGAEDGPKIMIAGHLDEVGFMVTQIDDKGFIKFQTVGGWVSQVMLAQKVTIVTRSGEEITGVIGSKPPHVMTAAERQKSFDIKDMFIDVGAVDKAEVESYGIRPGDMIVPAFDFTVMKNEKFLLAKAWDNRIGLAIAIEVLKNLQKEQHPNIVYGVGTVQEEVGLRGAKTAAHFVQPDIGFAVDVGIAGDTPGVTDKEAMSKMGEGPQIVIYDASMVAHAGLRNFVTDVADELSIPYQFEAIPMGGTDSGSIHLTGNGIPSLSITIATRYIHSHSSMLHRDDFENAVKLITEVVKRLDKEKVTEIRLG comes from the coding sequence ATGGATGAACAATTAAAGATGTTAAAAGCACTAACAGATGCAAAAGGTATTCCCGGTAACGAACGTGCAGTGAGAAATGTGTTCCGCGAATACATCGAACCGCTAGCGGATAGTTTTGAAACAGATGGCTTAGGAAGTGCTGTTGCAAAAAAAGTCGGAGCAGAAGATGGACCTAAAATTATGATTGCCGGCCATTTAGATGAAGTTGGCTTTATGGTAACGCAAATTGACGATAAAGGTTTTATCAAATTTCAAACAGTGGGCGGCTGGGTTTCCCAAGTAATGCTTGCACAAAAAGTAACTATCGTGACGCGTTCTGGCGAAGAAATCACAGGTGTTATCGGTTCTAAACCACCACATGTGATGACAGCAGCTGAACGCCAAAAATCATTCGATATTAAAGATATGTTTATTGATGTCGGTGCAGTAGATAAAGCGGAAGTAGAGAGCTATGGCATTCGTCCAGGCGACATGATTGTACCTGCTTTTGACTTTACCGTAATGAAAAACGAAAAATTCTTACTTGCAAAAGCATGGGATAACCGTATTGGCCTTGCAATTGCGATTGAAGTACTTAAAAACTTACAAAAAGAACAACATCCAAATATCGTTTACGGTGTAGGAACTGTTCAAGAAGAAGTTGGTTTACGTGGTGCCAAAACAGCTGCGCATTTCGTTCAACCAGATATTGGTTTTGCCGTTGACGTTGGTATCGCAGGAGATACACCAGGCGTTACAGACAAAGAAGCAATGAGCAAAATGGGTGAAGGTCCACAAATCGTCATTTACGATGCATCTATGGTAGCGCATGCCGGACTTCGTAATTTTGTCACAGATGTAGCGGATGAACTATCTATCCCTTACCAATTTGAAGCAATCCCAATGGGCGGTACAGACTCAGGTTCCATCCACTTAACTGGAAACGGAATCCCGTCTCTATCCATTACAATTGCAACACGCTACATTCATTCTCATTCATCGATGCTACATCGTGATGATTTTGAAAATGCAGTAAAACTAATTACTGAAGTAGTCAAACGTTTAGATAAAGAAAAAGTAACAGAAATTCGCTTAGGTTGA
- a CDS encoding RNA methyltransferase, whose translation MEQIQSVKNDRVKTWKKLQTRKGRDKTGTYLVEGFHLVEEALRQDGLVLELLVSSGVSVPEEWLKGDYDVFEISTEISHLISETMTEQGVFAVVATSEPDMMLLYGKKLLLVDAVQDPGNVGTLIRTADAAGYDCVVLGKGSADLYNPKVIRSTQGSHFHIPVIQADLFDWIANLEEEGVPVIGAVLDDQAKSLNDMTKRDTLALMVGNEGNGISPELQDRLSEKVYIPIYGDSESLNVAVAAGILLYGLRK comes from the coding sequence ATGGAACAGATTCAATCAGTAAAAAACGACCGTGTCAAAACATGGAAAAAACTACAAACGAGAAAAGGCCGCGATAAAACCGGGACTTATTTGGTGGAAGGCTTCCATTTAGTGGAAGAAGCATTACGTCAAGATGGTTTAGTACTGGAGCTGCTTGTTTCAAGTGGTGTTTCTGTTCCGGAAGAGTGGTTAAAAGGCGATTATGATGTATTTGAAATTAGTACAGAAATCAGCCACTTAATTAGCGAGACAATGACAGAGCAAGGCGTTTTTGCAGTAGTCGCAACATCTGAACCAGATATGATGCTTTTATACGGGAAAAAATTGTTGCTAGTAGATGCAGTGCAAGATCCAGGCAATGTAGGCACGTTAATTCGTACGGCTGATGCTGCTGGATATGATTGCGTCGTGCTTGGCAAGGGAAGTGCAGACCTTTATAATCCTAAAGTAATTCGTAGTACACAAGGTAGTCACTTTCATATTCCTGTTATTCAAGCAGATTTATTTGATTGGATTGCGAATTTAGAAGAAGAGGGCGTTCCAGTTATTGGCGCAGTTCTAGATGACCAAGCGAAATCATTAAACGACATGACAAAACGTGACACGTTAGCGTTGATGGTCGGAAATGAAGGAAATGGTATTTCTCCGGAACTACAAGATCGTCTTTCTGAAAAAGTATATATTCCAATTTATGGGGACAGTGAATCATTAAATGTCGCGGTTGCCGCTGGAATTCTACTGTATGGTTTAAGAAAATAA
- a CDS encoding DUF6054 family protein translates to MPSIRYIVKTDVAETFEIIKAGQVGSNIVFSEVRTFDFGELATLACEKFYFRSSNRAALFVTINNFHGETEVTIISTGSSNGFFTGIDWGAAFDYMHSVVADLKRVAIREAAIEKQEEI, encoded by the coding sequence ATGCCATCCATTCGCTATATTGTTAAAACGGACGTCGCAGAAACTTTCGAAATAATTAAAGCTGGTCAAGTGGGATCGAATATCGTGTTTTCTGAAGTTAGAACTTTTGATTTTGGAGAACTTGCGACACTTGCCTGCGAAAAATTTTATTTCCGCTCATCGAATCGTGCGGCACTTTTTGTTACGATTAATAATTTTCACGGAGAAACAGAAGTAACGATTATCTCCACTGGTAGTTCAAATGGCTTTTTTACTGGAATTGACTGGGGTGCGGCATTTGATTATATGCACAGTGTTGTAGCCGATTTAAAACGCGTTGCTATTCGGGAAGCAGCTATTGAAAAACAAGAAGAAATCTAA
- a CDS encoding helix-turn-helix domain-containing protein yields MTDAHTVCPKFESAFQLLGKRWTGLIINVLLTGPKRFKQVAAEIPQMSDRVLAERLKELEEMDICLRQVYPETPVRIEYELTEKGKALQEVMLEVQCWADKWVEVPN; encoded by the coding sequence ATGACTGATGCACATACAGTATGTCCAAAGTTTGAATCGGCGTTCCAATTACTAGGTAAACGCTGGACTGGACTTATCATCAATGTCTTACTGACTGGTCCAAAACGGTTTAAACAAGTTGCCGCTGAGATCCCACAAATGAGTGATCGGGTGCTTGCAGAACGTTTGAAGGAACTTGAGGAAATGGATATTTGCTTAAGACAAGTTTATCCAGAAACTCCTGTACGCATTGAATATGAATTAACCGAAAAAGGGAAAGCACTCCAAGAAGTAATGCTTGAAGTCCAGTGCTGGGCGGATAAATGGGTGGAAGTACCTAATTAA